Genomic segment of Aquarana catesbeiana isolate 2022-GZ linkage group LG09, ASM4218655v1, whole genome shotgun sequence:
TAATAactaacttaactattactaactattaaattataggtattggaatttccttttaaatttggctgttaatgaacccaacaaatttatccgaagttaaaaatgatccaaaataacaaatgccgtaccAAAtgcataataataaataacaataataataatgtaatactttttattattattattatttattattaatctgttctgttccatttgtttagatgcagcattcattatttcggataattcgtaacttaggataaattcgtatttgttatgttcgctaacagccaaatttgaaaggaaattccaatatctataatttaatagttagttattattaattagttagttattctttagaattttcagattttcaaatttactaattttctaattttcaaatgtaTGAAATTAAGAATTTGTGAATTGCGATCATaccgaatgacccaaaaaacgaaaaaagcaaaaaacaaataaaacgaaaactaacaaatttttcagcagtgcaaatgtctatatgtaactatgtatatcgaTCATTAAGCCCGGCTAAAATCTGATCTAAAAAAGCACTTAATTATTTTTACTGAAGCTGCCTTCACATCTCTGTTTCTTAAACTATAAATAAGTGGGTTCAAAAGAGGTACAACTGTACTGTTAAGAAAGGAAAGCAATTTATCAGACATTTGACTATCTTTTGATACTGGTTTTAAATATTGGCAACCAAGAGAAAAGTAGAGGATGACCACCACAGTAAGGTGGGAAGAGCAGGTGTAGAAGGCTTTCTGTTTTCCAGAGATGGACTTGATCTTCAGTATAGatataataataaatgcataaGGGATGAATGTAAGTAAACAAGGAGTGAGATTCAACATCAAAAGTCCCTCAGTAAGAATAAGGATTTCTAATGCCTGTATATTGCTACAAGAAAGTTTCATAACTGATGTAAGATCACAGAAGAAATGGTTTATTAGGTTAGATCTGTAACATGATATATTGGACAATAAAATAATATAAGGTATGACTTGTAAGAATCCCAGGATCCAACAAGCAAAGGTCAGAAAAACACAAGATATTATGCTTGCTGACGCTGAATAATGCAAAGGCTTACAGATAGCTAGGTAGCGGTCATAACTCATAACTGATAGCATCAACAATTCACTGGCTGTTACACTAGAGTAGAAATACACCCGTGTCATACAGTCTAGGTATGAAATGGTCCTGTTTTTTGTTAAATATATAGCAAGAATCTTATGCTGAGTTACTGTAGCTGAAGATATGTCCATAATGGATAAGTTGGCCAAGAAAAAATACATGGGAGTGTGCAGTTTTATATCTATGATAACAAGAAGCAGAATGGTCAAATTCCCACCAAGGGTGACAACATAAATGAAGAAAACTAGAATGAAAATTGGAAGCTGAAGATGTGGATCATCTGAAATTCCTTTAATAACAAAATATGTCAGCTCAGTCTCATTAGTTTGCTGCATAATAGGTTGTAAGCATTTTCTTGTTAGATGACTAAAATGTTATAAAAGGACATGGTTAAAGATAAAATTCATATTGTTATTCCAAAAAAACATTTACAGCATAATATACAATTTGATAATCATGCTAAATATGTTAGTTAATTCATTtcaaaatcacaataaaaatagAAATGGTCCCTTTAAAGAGGCAATAAAATCTtcctattttttctccttttttcttccctgcaaagtaaaggcataatgtggtaGTGTGCATCACATACTACCACAATATGTGAAACTTACTTGCAAATTAAGCCCGCGTCATCCCTGCTGGAGGCTGCATCcaccttcacccatcttccttccgggctcGTGGACTCCGGTTGTGTGACTGGGCGGAGCcgtatgacatcactcccgcatgcgggtgggagccgccggtcacagcactgacttctgaagaaacggcatgggcggccgttccttcagagcgcatgcgccaatgacatcatcagcacatgtttaggagatatttatagtacctataggtaagtcttattctaggcttacctataggtacaaataacatgaaggtttacaacctctttaaaaagaAAAGTGGACCCAGAGGGCCGCTTCCTTTTTCTGAGAGGGACCTTACAGGGTATGAAATATATGCTTGCAAATGTATACTGCCCAACAAGGaccctaaaaaatatttggttGGAATAATAAATGATTTGATGGAATTCAAACAAGGCAAGTTAATATTGGCCGGAGACTTTTAATCTCTCCATGGATCGTAAATTAGACAGTACGTCAGTTGAACAAGATAGAGAATATAAACAAAtgagaatgattaaaaaaaaaatacatgagcaTCAATTAGTGGATATTTGGAGAATCCAGCATCCAAGTATAAAAGACTACATATTCCACTCGGCCGTGCATGGAACATACTCTAGGTTGGACTATATCTTGATTAAGCGTAGAGCCCTGGAAAGGAAACAATAGGAATAACAACAGTGTCGGACCATGCCTCTGTCACGATGAAGATCAAACTACAAGGGGAAACCGTTTGGAAAGGCTCATGAAGATCTAATAGATGATAAGGAAGTAGAAAATATCATAATAGAAGAGATCGACCAATATTTCTTGGAAAACgagatgccagaattaacaaaagCAACCATATAAGAAGGACATAAGACGGTCATAAGGGGGAAATTGATCTCTATTGGGGCAAGAAAAAATAAGGAGAGAGAGAACATCATggagaaaattgtaaaataaatatatgATCTGGAACAAAGACACAAAAAGCAAGCGGAAGTGGAAACCCATCAGAGCCTAATTATAAAAAGAGATCAATTAAAAGACCTGATGGAACAGGAAACTAGGAAGGAGTTCAACAGAGTGACACAGGAAAGATACAAATGGGGTAATAAGCCAGGGAAAATCTTGCAAAAATATTAAGGAATAAGAAGACCTTAAActatattgaaaagataaaaaatgagagAGGAGAAATGGTAAATAAGACAACAGACATTGCATTGGCCTTCCAATCGTAATATAATGCACTTTATGCAATAAGAAATCAAGAGACacaagaagaaaaagaaataagaaaaagaaatataGAAGTCTACTTAACAAAGGCCAAGCTGCCAAAAATCCAAGTGGAACAACTGACAGAGCAGGAAAAATTAATTACGCAAGATGAAATTAAAATGTCATTGAAATAAACCCCTATAaggaaaagtccaggaccagatggtttcacGATTAAATACTACAAAAAGTGTCAAAACCAACTGATCCCAAAGCTATGTGAGTATCTGAATaagttaggggaagatgaagaaacaaGGCGAGAGACATTACTAGCCCATATTACAATTATACCCAAAGAGGGAAAAGATAAAACCATTTGCTCTAACTATAGGCCCATCGCTTTATGGAACGCTGATACGAAAATCTATGCAAAAATCTTGGCATCGAGATTGAAAAAATGAATTCCAATGTGGTTGGACCCAGACCAAACAGGGTCTGTGCTTGGAAGAGAGGGCAGAGATAACAGCATAAAAACAGTTTTAATGCTGCGAAAGGAAGAAAATAGGAGATCCCCAAcactactcctgtcaattgacaccgaaaaagcgtttgatagggtagactggggattcatgatggatacCCTTCCATACCTAGGACTGGGACCTAAAATTATGAGATGAATCAAAAATGTATATAATCGGCCTACAGTGATGGTTAAAGTCAATGGGAAATTGTCACCGTCCTTTGAAATGCATAATGGAACGAGACCTATATGTGATGTTGATGGAACCTTTCCTTGTGACCCTATGGAATAATCGAGAAATAGGAGGGGCGAGAGTGGGGGAAGAAAAACATAAAATTGCAGCATATgtggacgacatcttgatgtatgtAACTAACCCAAGGGTGACATTGCCAAATATAATCAGAGAAATAAAAAGATACGGTGAACGCTCAAATTTTCAAATAAACCCCATAGAAACAGAAATTCTAAATATAGgagtagaaaaaaataaagaacttGCACTACAAAGGGAATGCCCATTCACGTGGGTGAGAAGAGAACTGCCATATCTAGGAATTAAATTGACATCCACTGCCGAGAAGTTATATCTGGCAAATTATATCCCATTATTGAATGAGATTAAAGCGAAATTAAAGACGGGCTCACTGCAATCCCTATCGTGTTTGGGTaggataaatatgtttaaaatggaGATCctcccaaaaataatatataaattccagATGCTACCAATAGCTATGCCACAGAGTTTTTTCAGAGtaataaaaacaatgatgataaAGTATATTTCGCAAAGTAAAAAACCAAGAGTAAAATTTGCACTAATCACTAGGAAAAAAGAACACGGAGGGCTAACAGCACCAGATATAAATAGATATTATAAGTCAGTAATTATTTCATGTATGATAGAATGGgttagtgaaaaaagtgaaaaaaagtggatTAGGATTGAAAATACGATAAGTAGAACAACTCTGCACAAAAATATTTGGTCACCACGTAGGTTCAGAACATTAGATTTGGAGACACATGCCTTGACTATAAATGTGTTTAAAACCTAGGACACACTATATCGACAAAAATATTGGGGATATAATTCACCATTAATTGTACTCACCAGAACTAATTTCTTTGCCCCAGGAAAAGGAACACTTTTTGATGTTAGAATGGGGAATGCACAAAATTAAAGATATCACTACACAAGGGAAGATGAAACCACTATTGGAAATAAAGGAAATAAACGGGTGGAAGATAAGTGAATGGGAATATTTTCAATTAAAACATTTGGTAAATACATTACCTCAACCAATCAGAGATGGAAAGAACTTAAATCCATTGGAAAATCTTTGTGGTATACAAACGACACTGAAACATGGTATATCTAAAGTGTATGGAATACTGACAGAATTTGAAGGACAAGAGATGCCCCCCTATATAGGGAAATGGGAGAAAGAAATAGGTATAAAATTAGGGGATCAGCAAGTTGAGAGAATGATAGGAGCAGTACATAACTATGCAACAGATATAAATACAATTGAAATGAACTATAAGCTTTTGGTAAGATGGTATTTGACTCTGGATAAAATTCATAAATACCAACCGGACAAATCTCCACAGTGCTGGAGGGAATGTAAACAGGGGGCCACAATGACACACATTttgtgggaatgcccaaaaattaaGGAATATTGGAAAGAAATCCTGGAATATATAGAAGAGATAACTGAAGAAAAGATAACCAACATCCTTCAGACGTGTTTATTTCATGACTCAAATCTTTCAAATAAGCAATACGGGAAAACATTAACTCCAATATTGTTGAATGCTGCAAAATGTTTAATCCCAAAGAAGTGGTtaagtatagaaaaaaacagacgTATGGGAATGGTTTGAGCGAATAGTATATTACAATAGAATGGAATACTTATGCAGCAGAGAAAAAGGGCAATCAGGAAAATACaacagtacagtacctggaaaaAATTGAGAATTTTTAAAACCTCAGAGAAATATTTAGAAAAGATGATGGAGGGTGGTAGGACTTGAATAGGCCGAGAAATTAGAAAGAGGACcgagatctaaaaaaaaaagggggggggggtgggagggagagaatTGTGGGTGGTTAGATGAATATGAGTGAGAAAAGAATATAACTTCTGTAAGGTAGACAAGGAGGGTAATGGTAGCGGCTAAGATTTTAATATTAGACTTGGAAAATTTTCCTAATagaaaaaactgaataaaataaatcatgaggaaaacaccacaatgatgtgaaaccgaGAAAGAGACAGTAACTGAACATAAAATTGAATAAGTCTCTCGACAGAGTttgctgaaatggttaaaaaaaaaaaacaacctctttAACCCCCATAACCCCACAATCTGGAGATTAATGTTCTTTTACCATACCATTTCTCATTgccataaaaatgtaattttataatCAAGCCAAGAATGAGGAGTTTAGGGACATTATACATTATGCATTTTTGATATTTGTGTTAATTTTTGCAACTTATGATAAAAAACAGCAAGTATTTATTAAATGTTTTGTTAAAGACAATGAAACTAATGCAGGCTAAAGCTGCTATATCTGATTTGCCAATAAAAACCTGATGGAGACTTTAACCATTCCCTATTCTATCAATAACAAAATATAATGTTTTAGCATGAGCTGAGTTTGAAATTTAAGTCAGAGGCAACACCGCTCAATTTTTACTTGCTGGGTGAATAATTTTgttccttcatgcattctgtgctaTTAATATTAT
This window contains:
- the LOC141108924 gene encoding olfactory receptor 8G17-like; protein product: MQQTNETELTYFVIKGISDDPHLQLPIFILVFFIYVVTLGGNLTILLLVIIDIKLHTPMYFFLANLSIMDISSATVTQHKILAIYLTKNRTISYLDCMTRVYFYSSVTASELLMLSVMSYDRYLAICKPLHYSASASIISCVFLTFACWILGFLQVIPYIILLSNISCYRSNLINHFFCDLTSVMKLSCSNIQALEILILTEGLLMLNLTPCLLTFIPYAFIIISILKIKSISGKQKAFYTCSSHLTVVVILYFSLGCQYLKPVSKDSQMSDKLLSFLNSTVVPLLNPLIYSLRNRDVKAASVKIIKCFFRSDFSRA